The proteins below are encoded in one region of Halorarum halophilum:
- a CDS encoding amidohydrolase family protein, which produces MPETIDAYTHVLTEEFYDTLVEEYDFQGLTGDPSFLWDLDRRLADMDEYGVDRQVLTLALPPLWRGMDDQTALELTRLANDEVRRIVDDHPDRFIPVGTVPMVNDEFMREFDRCIDDLDMAGIQMFSNVDGEPIDRPKFHPLFERAERHDAPLWMHPQLHEWYDWASEYMEHRLFGWPFDTTLALSRLVFGGVTEQYDFDLLAHHGGGMVPFYGGRIDSFVRTRREYPENYADTDLPDLSEPVSDHFREFYADTAVSGSTVAHDCAHGFFGDDRLVFGTDYPFGPGRGREWTESGLLAVDEMDLDDGAREQVLGGNLADLVD; this is translated from the coding sequence ATGCCGGAAACCATCGACGCGTACACGCACGTCCTGACCGAGGAGTTCTACGACACGCTCGTCGAGGAGTACGACTTCCAGGGGTTGACCGGCGACCCGTCGTTCCTCTGGGACCTGGACCGCCGGCTCGCCGACATGGACGAGTACGGCGTCGACAGGCAGGTGCTCACGCTCGCGCTCCCGCCGCTCTGGCGCGGGATGGACGACCAGACGGCGCTGGAGCTGACGAGGCTGGCGAACGACGAGGTCCGCCGGATCGTCGACGACCACCCCGACCGGTTCATCCCCGTCGGCACGGTGCCGATGGTGAACGACGAGTTCATGCGGGAGTTCGACCGGTGCATCGATGACCTCGACATGGCCGGCATCCAGATGTTCTCCAACGTCGACGGCGAGCCCATCGACCGGCCGAAGTTCCACCCGCTGTTCGAGCGCGCCGAGCGCCACGACGCGCCGCTGTGGATGCACCCGCAGCTCCACGAGTGGTACGACTGGGCGAGCGAGTACATGGAGCACCGGCTGTTCGGCTGGCCGTTCGACACGACGCTCGCGCTCTCGCGGCTCGTGTTCGGCGGCGTCACCGAGCAGTACGACTTCGACCTGCTCGCCCACCACGGCGGCGGGATGGTGCCGTTCTACGGCGGGCGCATCGACTCGTTCGTCCGCACGAGGCGGGAGTACCCCGAGAACTACGCGGACACGGACCTGCCGGACCTCTCGGAGCCGGTGAGCGACCACTTCCGGGAGTTCTACGCCGACACGGCCGTCAGCGGCTCCACGGTCGCCCACGACTGCGCCCACGGCTTCTTCGGCGACGACAGGCTGGTGTTCGGCACCGACTACCCGTTCGGGCCGGGGCGGGGGCGCGAGTGGACCGAGTCGGGGCTGCTGGCCGTCGACGAAATGGACTTGGACGACGGGGCGCGCGAGCAGGTACTCGGCGGCAACCTCGCGGACCTCGTCGACTGA
- a CDS encoding SDR family oxidoreductase produces the protein MDLGISGNSAIVAASSSGLGKAAATALAEEGANVVMNGRDEERLDAAVADVREDASGEVVGQPGDLTEADDVEALVERAVDEFGGLDHLVTNAGGPPSKPFLETTDEEWYDAYDLLVMSVVRLVRESVDHLRADGGGTVVCSTSHSVKEAIDGLVLSNSVRMSVIGLEKTLSRELAPEIRCNAVMPGAHETDRMEYLIQTSVDQGQHEDYDEGYDAWTEGIPQGRLGPTDEFGDIVAFLSSERSSFINGEAVMVDGGDARSNL, from the coding sequence ATGGACCTGGGAATCTCGGGGAACTCGGCGATCGTCGCGGCCTCCAGCAGCGGGCTCGGGAAGGCGGCAGCGACGGCGCTCGCCGAGGAGGGCGCGAACGTCGTGATGAACGGCCGCGACGAGGAGCGACTGGACGCGGCGGTCGCGGACGTCCGCGAGGACGCCTCGGGCGAGGTCGTCGGCCAGCCGGGCGACCTCACCGAGGCCGACGACGTCGAGGCGCTGGTCGAGCGGGCCGTCGACGAGTTCGGCGGGCTCGACCACCTCGTCACGAACGCCGGCGGACCGCCGAGCAAGCCGTTCCTCGAGACGACCGACGAGGAGTGGTACGACGCGTACGACCTGCTCGTGATGAGCGTCGTCAGGCTCGTGCGCGAGTCGGTCGACCACCTCCGGGCCGACGGCGGCGGGACCGTCGTCTGCTCCACCTCCCACAGCGTGAAGGAGGCCATCGATGGCCTCGTGCTCTCGAACTCCGTCCGGATGAGCGTCATCGGGCTGGAGAAGACGCTCTCGCGGGAGCTGGCGCCGGAGATCCGCTGTAACGCCGTGATGCCGGGCGCCCACGAGACCGACCGGATGGAGTACCTCATCCAGACGTCCGTCGACCAGGGCCAGCACGAGGACTACGACGAGGGGTACGACGCCTGGACCGAGGGGATCCCGCAGGGCCGGCTCGGCCCGACCGACGAGTTCGGCGACATCGTCGCGTTCCTCTCCTCGGAGCGCTCGTCGTTCATCAACGGCGAGGCGGTGATGGTCGACGGCGGCGACGCCCGGTCGAACCTGTAG
- a CDS encoding CBS domain-containing protein → MDDIFVARLMSSDLRTVTPDTLVEEAAGTMLEHGIGSVIVVDDDGGLAGILTSTDFVRIVAERRPKDETPVSEYMTTDVVTATAQDVVTDVADAMLDHGVHHIPIVSDEDGVIGIVTTTDIAAYVSQTEAPSPA, encoded by the coding sequence ATGGACGATATTTTCGTCGCGCGACTCATGTCCTCGGATCTCCGGACGGTCACCCCCGACACGCTCGTCGAGGAGGCGGCCGGGACGATGCTCGAACACGGGATCGGATCGGTCATCGTCGTCGATGACGACGGCGGCCTCGCGGGGATCCTCACCTCGACGGACTTCGTACGCATCGTCGCAGAGCGACGCCCGAAGGACGAGACGCCCGTCTCCGAGTACATGACCACGGACGTCGTCACCGCGACGGCCCAGGACGTCGTCACCGACGTCGCCGACGCGATGCTCGACCACGGCGTCCACCACATCCCCATCGTCTCCGACGAGGACGGCGTCATCGGCATCGTCACCACGACCGACATCGCCGCGTACGTCTCCCAGACCGAGGCGCCGAGCCCCGCCTGA
- a CDS encoding Rieske (2Fe-2S) protein, with product MAGRRELATVAEVHEERSWLFTATDAYGDDEEVILVPCGDGVEAWVNRCTHEAQRFDRGRGVAMRGGQVICPKHGSMFDSCTGYCDNGEAADTTLVDVDVDVEDGTVYLVDDDYTFAHEGGVDDAPDGDGGGGDDDGGPSSTSHLSF from the coding sequence ATGGCTGGCCGACGGGAACTCGCGACGGTCGCGGAGGTCCACGAGGAGCGGTCCTGGCTGTTCACGGCGACGGACGCGTACGGCGACGACGAGGAGGTGATCCTCGTCCCCTGCGGGGACGGCGTCGAGGCGTGGGTGAACCGCTGTACGCACGAGGCCCAGCGGTTCGACCGCGGGCGGGGCGTCGCGATGCGCGGCGGACAGGTCATCTGCCCGAAGCACGGCTCGATGTTCGACTCGTGTACGGGGTACTGCGACAACGGCGAGGCGGCCGACACGACGCTGGTCGACGTCGACGTCGACGTGGAGGACGGGACGGTGTACCTCGTCGACGACGACTACACCTTCGCCCACGAGGGCGGCGTCGACGACGCTCCGGACGGGGACGGCGGAGGCGGTGACGATGACGGCGGGCCCAGTTCGACCTCCCACCTATCGTTCTGA
- a CDS encoding substrate-binding domain-containing protein, translated as MTKHRREFLAALGATATVGLAGCTGGSALGDSNEMPGVAGETLTLTTTTSTYDTGLLDELNAPFEEMYGVTVDSVAQGTGAALETARNGDSDVVMVHARSLEDEFMREGYGVNRRDIMFNDFVVVGPEDDPVGIGGVGSATEAFSTIADQGATFVSRGDNSGTHTKELAIWGAAGVEPSGDWYRETGQGMGEVLNVANESGGYTLSDRGTYLSQRSEISLVIHVQGPIEGGPELLANPYGILAVNPAAHDNVNYDLAMAYIGYITSPEGQRRIEEYTANGEQLFYPEALSEDPDFQQYVPEGWSGNSTDG; from the coding sequence ATGACGAAACATCGTCGCGAATTCCTCGCGGCGCTGGGCGCCACGGCCACCGTCGGCCTCGCCGGCTGTACGGGCGGCTCCGCCCTCGGCGACTCGAACGAGATGCCCGGGGTCGCCGGGGAGACGCTCACCCTGACCACGACCACCAGCACGTACGACACGGGGCTGCTCGACGAACTGAACGCGCCGTTCGAGGAGATGTACGGCGTCACCGTCGACTCGGTGGCGCAGGGGACCGGCGCGGCGCTGGAGACGGCACGAAACGGCGACTCGGACGTCGTGATGGTCCACGCGCGCTCGCTCGAGGACGAGTTCATGCGGGAGGGGTACGGCGTGAACCGCCGGGACATCATGTTCAACGACTTCGTCGTCGTCGGCCCCGAGGACGACCCGGTGGGGATCGGCGGCGTCGGCTCCGCGACCGAGGCGTTCTCGACAATCGCCGACCAGGGGGCGACGTTCGTCTCCCGGGGCGACAACTCGGGCACGCACACGAAGGAGCTGGCCATCTGGGGGGCGGCCGGTGTCGAGCCCAGCGGCGACTGGTACCGCGAAACGGGACAGGGCATGGGCGAGGTGCTCAACGTCGCCAACGAGTCCGGCGGCTACACGCTCTCCGACCGCGGGACGTACCTCTCCCAGCGCTCGGAGATCAGTCTCGTCATCCACGTCCAGGGGCCGATCGAGGGCGGGCCGGAGCTGCTCGCGAATCCCTACGGCATCCTCGCGGTGAACCCCGCCGCCCACGACAACGTCAACTACGACCTCGCGATGGCGTACATCGGCTACATCACGAGCCCCGAGGGTCAGCGGCGCATCGAGGAGTACACCGCGAACGGTGAGCAGCTGTTCTACCCGGAGGCGCTCTCGGAAGACCCCGACTTCCAGCAGTACGTACCGGAAGGCTGGAGTGGGAACTCCACGGACGGCTGA
- a CDS encoding ABC transporter permease: protein MTPAALESLPLLVAFPFESVYVRSIIAVSLYVSLLAVLASTVVSVPVALVVGFTDFPGRRFATSVINTGMGFPSVVVGLAVLFLVSNQGPLGGLGLVFTKEAMIASQFVLATPAITGISLAAVTSVDRSVRDAAYSLGGTRLDVALVTVKEARYGIATAVLAGFGRAISEVGSVLIVGGNIAGADGVSKTRTLTTAIQLEARQGRYETAMVLGAVLIVIVLLVNAVVVRLGDGGRFR, encoded by the coding sequence GTGACCCCCGCGGCACTCGAATCGCTCCCGCTGCTGGTCGCGTTTCCGTTCGAGTCGGTGTACGTCAGGAGCATCATCGCCGTCTCGCTGTACGTGAGCCTGCTCGCGGTCCTGGCAAGCACGGTCGTCAGCGTCCCGGTCGCGCTGGTCGTCGGCTTCACCGACTTCCCGGGGAGGCGCTTCGCCACCTCGGTCATCAACACGGGGATGGGGTTCCCGAGCGTCGTCGTCGGGCTCGCGGTCCTCTTCCTCGTCTCCAACCAGGGCCCGCTCGGCGGGCTCGGGCTCGTGTTCACGAAGGAGGCGATGATCGCGTCCCAGTTCGTGCTGGCGACGCCCGCCATCACCGGCATCAGCCTCGCGGCGGTGACGAGCGTCGACCGGAGCGTCCGCGACGCCGCGTACTCCCTCGGCGGCACCCGGCTCGACGTGGCGCTCGTCACGGTGAAGGAGGCCCGGTACGGCATCGCGACCGCCGTGCTCGCCGGGTTCGGCCGGGCGATCAGCGAGGTCGGCTCGGTGCTGATCGTCGGCGGCAACATCGCCGGCGCGGACGGCGTCTCGAAGACCCGGACGCTGACGACCGCCATCCAGCTCGAGGCCCGACAGGGCCGCTACGAGACCGCGATGGTGCTCGGGGCCGTCCTGATCGTCATCGTGCTGCTCGTCAACGCGGTCGTCGTCCGCCTCGGCGACGGGGGGCGGTTCCGGTGA
- a CDS encoding amino acid ABC transporter ATP-binding protein translates to MTLRADGVGHAFGDEPVFSNVSLAVDPGEVLAIIGPSGAGKTTLLRFLGLFERPDEGSVVFDGADVWAVPEADRLSLRRRVGMVFQDAGLFEADVARNVEYGLRVRRPWGERLRDELAGLVGRNGTAEAVRESLELVGLADKADQDAASLSGGEAQRVSFARALAYDPDVLLLDEPTSDLDPRNTAVIEEAVRAARDRGIGVVVATHDMNQARRVADRVAVLLDGGVVEVGPVERVFETPDDERTRKFVAGELVY, encoded by the coding sequence GTGACGCTCCGCGCCGACGGGGTCGGCCACGCCTTCGGGGACGAGCCGGTGTTCTCGAACGTCTCGCTCGCGGTCGACCCCGGCGAGGTGCTGGCGATCATCGGCCCGTCGGGCGCCGGGAAGACGACGCTCCTCCGGTTCCTCGGGCTGTTCGAGCGACCCGACGAGGGGAGCGTGGTGTTCGACGGCGCCGACGTCTGGGCGGTCCCCGAGGCGGACCGGCTCTCGCTCCGCCGGCGCGTCGGGATGGTGTTCCAGGACGCCGGCCTGTTCGAGGCCGACGTGGCCCGGAACGTGGAGTACGGCCTGCGCGTGCGCCGCCCCTGGGGCGAGCGCCTCCGGGACGAACTCGCCGGGCTCGTGGGGCGGAACGGGACGGCGGAGGCGGTCCGCGAGTCGCTCGAACTCGTCGGGCTCGCGGACAAGGCCGACCAGGACGCCGCGTCGCTCTCGGGCGGCGAGGCCCAGCGGGTCTCGTTCGCCAGGGCGCTCGCCTACGACCCCGACGTCCTGCTGCTCGACGAACCGACCTCGGACCTCGACCCGCGCAACACCGCGGTCATCGAGGAGGCGGTCCGCGCGGCCCGCGACCGTGGCATCGGCGTCGTCGTCGCGACCCACGACATGAACCAGGCGCGCCGGGTGGCCGACCGGGTCGCCGTCCTCCTCGACGGCGGCGTCGTCGAGGTCGGCCCCGTCGAGCGCGTGTTCGAGACCCCGGACGACGAGCGCACGCGGAAGTTCGTCGCCGGCGAACTGGTGTACTGA